One Fulvitalea axinellae genomic window carries:
- a CDS encoding n-acetylglutamate synthase, with product MATEINFDGKVFRSLSNTDNGEVSGETLFRYSQKGDLVWAEYSGGGILKGHLIAKTDKQGRLDMRYQHVNDNGEIRTGVCNSTPDIMPDGSVKLQEKWRWTCGDHSEGESVLVEVPASG from the coding sequence ATGGCGACAGAAATCAATTTTGACGGCAAAGTGTTCCGATCGTTAAGCAATACCGACAACGGAGAGGTAAGCGGAGAAACGCTGTTCAGGTATTCCCAAAAAGGCGACCTCGTTTGGGCCGAATATTCCGGAGGCGGAATCCTGAAAGGCCACCTCATAGCCAAAACCGACAAACAAGGCCGACTGGATATGAGATACCAACACGTCAATGACAATGGCGAGATCCGCACGGGCGTTTGTAACTCGACACCGGACATTATGCCTGACGGAAGCGTGAAATTACAGGAAAAATGGCGGTGGACCTGCGGTGACCATAGCGAAGGAGAATCCGTGCTGGTAGAAGTTCCGGCTTCAGGATAA
- a CDS encoding glycoside hydrolase family 2 protein — protein MKTKIKDFLLLGLFALASIGLQAQNPEKVDSPIPRPEYPRPQFERSDWVNLNGTWTYAFDFGKSGRDRGFQKSDGFDKKIRVPFCPESELSGVGHKDFIETMWYHKTVKIPANWDGRRILLNFGAVDYESEVFVDGKSVGTHWGGSSSFSHDITSFVKAGQEHDVVVYVRDENRSGNQPVGKQCTSFGSRGCFYTRTTGIWQTVWMEAVNTAGLRDCNITPDYDNNRFIFRPRFRSIQQGNKFRVSVFDGKRLVGKREIQASNTAYCDIRLRKAKSWSPESPFLYDIVLEVIDRKGNVLDKVNSYAGMRKIHIEGNRVFLNNKPYYQRLVLDQGFYPKGVWTAPSDDALKRDIELSMAAGFNGARLHQKVFEERFHYWADKLGYLTWGESANWGLSHNSTEAARNFLSEWEEIVVRDRNHPSIVTWTPFNETWVSGESRQYNRFAIDVFDLTHNLDPTRPINDASGWRHVVTDIWTVHPYDQDPESLRKKLSVRADGGVYKHHGDKEPPYAGQPYIIDEYGGIKWVPKSKRKDSASNSWGYGNDPKTEEEFFTRLEGLTDVILSFDHIWGYCYTQLTDVEQEQNGVYNFDRTPKFENMERIKKIFSKTPKELTN, from the coding sequence ATGAAAACCAAGATTAAAGACTTTCTACTACTCGGCCTTTTTGCGCTAGCGAGTATCGGGCTTCAGGCCCAAAACCCGGAAAAGGTGGACTCGCCGATTCCCCGCCCCGAATACCCACGCCCTCAGTTTGAGCGTTCGGATTGGGTCAACCTGAACGGCACCTGGACTTACGCTTTCGATTTCGGAAAATCGGGACGAGACCGGGGCTTCCAAAAAAGCGACGGCTTCGATAAAAAAATACGCGTGCCTTTCTGCCCGGAAAGTGAGTTGTCGGGCGTAGGCCATAAAGACTTCATCGAAACGATGTGGTATCACAAAACAGTGAAAATCCCGGCAAATTGGGACGGACGCCGTATACTGCTCAACTTCGGGGCCGTGGATTACGAAAGTGAAGTGTTTGTAGACGGCAAGTCCGTGGGAACACACTGGGGCGGATCCTCTTCGTTTTCGCACGATATCACAAGCTTTGTAAAAGCCGGACAAGAGCACGATGTGGTGGTATATGTCCGCGACGAAAACCGTTCGGGCAACCAGCCCGTGGGTAAGCAGTGTACCAGCTTCGGTTCCAGAGGCTGTTTTTATACCCGTACCACGGGCATCTGGCAAACCGTATGGATGGAAGCCGTAAACACGGCCGGACTGCGTGACTGCAACATCACTCCGGACTACGACAACAACCGTTTTATCTTCCGCCCACGCTTCCGCAGCATTCAGCAAGGCAACAAGTTCCGGGTATCGGTTTTCGACGGAAAAAGACTCGTAGGAAAAAGGGAAATCCAAGCCAGCAATACCGCGTACTGCGATATCCGCTTGAGAAAAGCCAAGAGTTGGTCGCCGGAAAGCCCTTTCCTTTACGATATAGTATTGGAAGTAATCGACCGAAAAGGCAATGTCCTTGACAAAGTGAACAGCTACGCCGGAATGCGCAAAATCCATATCGAAGGCAACCGCGTATTCCTCAACAACAAACCGTACTACCAGCGCCTCGTTCTGGACCAAGGTTTTTACCCAAAAGGCGTATGGACAGCTCCAAGCGACGACGCGCTTAAGCGTGATATCGAGCTTTCGATGGCCGCAGGATTTAACGGAGCCAGACTTCACCAAAAAGTATTCGAGGAACGCTTCCATTATTGGGCAGATAAACTGGGTTACCTTACGTGGGGAGAATCCGCCAACTGGGGACTCTCGCACAATAGCACCGAGGCCGCCCGAAACTTCCTCAGCGAATGGGAAGAAATTGTGGTCCGTGACCGCAACCACCCTTCGATCGTCACCTGGACGCCTTTCAACGAGACTTGGGTAAGCGGAGAATCCCGCCAATACAACCGCTTTGCGATAGACGTTTTTGACCTGACGCACAACCTGGACCCTACCCGCCCTATCAACGACGCCAGCGGATGGAGACACGTTGTGACCGATATCTGGACCGTACACCCGTATGACCAAGACCCGGAAAGCCTACGAAAGAAACTCAGCGTTCGGGCCGACGGTGGCGTATACAAACACCACGGCGACAAAGAGCCTCCGTACGCAGGCCAGCCATATATCATTGACGAATACGGCGGGATAAAATGGGTTCCGAAATCGAAAAGAAAGGACAGCGCTTCCAACTCGTGGGGCTACGGCAACGACCCGAAAACCGAAGAGGAATTCTTTACCCGCCTCGAAGGCCTGACCGACGTTATCCTGAGCTTCGACCATATCTGGGGTTATTGCTACACCCAGCTTACGGATGTAGAGCAGGAACAAAACGGTGTCTATAACTTCGATAGGACTCCGAAATTTGAAAATATGGAGAGGATAAAAAAGATATTCTCCAAAACACCTAAAGAACTGACGAACTAG
- a CDS encoding RNA polymerase sigma factor: MEIDEIVEKCLQNDSRAYEELFEKTAPYFMGLCRRYITSSADAEDVLQEAFIKIFQSLSSLREVSLFQAWAKRIVINMAIGFLRKKSVLNECVDADVGTIELSESEVSESEKKLRTMEMNEIVRLMDGLPEGYKTVLNLYSIEGYSHKEIAEILGISEGASRSQYHKAKKAFQKVILSNQSELYPDERLV, encoded by the coding sequence ATGGAAATCGATGAAATCGTAGAGAAGTGTCTGCAAAACGACTCACGTGCCTATGAGGAATTGTTCGAAAAAACGGCCCCATATTTTATGGGGCTTTGCCGGAGGTATATCACATCCTCTGCGGACGCCGAGGACGTATTGCAAGAAGCGTTTATCAAGATTTTCCAGAGTTTGTCCAGTTTGAGGGAGGTGAGCCTTTTCCAGGCTTGGGCAAAACGTATTGTGATTAATATGGCGATCGGATTCCTGCGTAAGAAATCGGTGCTTAACGAATGTGTTGACGCTGATGTAGGCACCATAGAGCTGTCGGAGAGTGAGGTGTCTGAATCTGAAAAAAAACTCAGGACCATGGAAATGAATGAAATTGTCCGGCTAATGGACGGTCTGCCGGAAGGGTACAAGACTGTACTTAATCTTTATTCCATCGAGGGGTATTCGCATAAGGAAATAGCGGAGATTCTGGGAATAAGTGAGGGGGCGTCAAGGTCGCAGTACCATAAGGCCAAGAAGGCTTTCCAAAAGGTCATTTTGTCAAACCAATCTGAATTATACCCGGATGAAAGACTCGTTTGA
- the yidD gene encoding membrane protein insertion efficiency factor YidD, translating into MRKIFSSMLIGLVRFYQYAISPMFPPACRYTPTCSTYMIEAVKKHGPAKGGWLGLKRISRCHPWGSSGHDPVP; encoded by the coding sequence ATGCGAAAGATATTCTCTTCGATGCTCATCGGTTTGGTAAGGTTTTACCAATACGCCATTTCGCCGATGTTTCCGCCGGCATGCCGCTATACGCCTACTTGCTCCACTTATATGATTGAGGCTGTCAAGAAACACGGCCCGGCCAAAGGTGGTTGGTTAGGTCTTAAGCGCATCTCCAGATGCCATCCGTGGGGAAGCTCGGGGCACGATCCAGTGCCGTAA